Within Aricia agestis chromosome Z, ilAriAges1.1, whole genome shotgun sequence, the genomic segment CTTGTAAAACTAAACCTCAGTCTAACCTCGCTGAAAGTAAAGCGTTAATTTCTCAACTTGTACCGAGCCACATAGCGTCCGAACGGAGACGAACGGAAACGAAAATCGATAAAGTCTTAAGCCCATCTTAGGGTGTtctaatattttcgtaacataaAACACACTTAATTAAAAGGCATTTGGCAGATTTCGTTTTTAGTGTTAAAATATAGAAAAGCTGTCTTGCTAACAAACCTTTGTTAAGAAAGGCAGAACTCAATTTTGATGTGAACGTGACGTTTTATTTACGGAATATATCCCAATCTTGTTTCGTCACAAGATGACGTCACTGGTTTTGCCTCATGTACCTACTGTTTAGAGTTATATTACAATGAGGGCATTTGTGTCGATAACTGAAGTGTTAcaggataaaaaaaaataaacagaaaaaaggtgaaaaaaagtttAAGCAATCTTTAAGATTATGGCATCCAATAAGATAATACAATTACATTATCTTATTGGATGCCATAATCATCCATTGGATGCCATAATTACAAGATAATAAAATCAAGAGCAatctctttattttattatcaataagaaaaaaagCTTATGTCCTATGAATTTACATCGATTTGGCACATTTATAATGGAACATAGATTAGAAATAATTCTAGCTACTACACCATAAAGTAATTAAAGTCTCAACTGTCCCCTTGAACCTTCACAAAGTAAGTACAAAAATCGACaatactgaaaataaacttttttgtcCTTTATTAAGTTGACAATTATTATCAGTtttctaaaacaaaaatatttactgaCAATTTGGAAATATGAGCTCTAGGGACattgaaaaacataataatataaaatatttcataataaactaTATATCAAAAactaacaccatgttaggtatTTCACAGTTAACAGTTGCTCTAAACAAATACTTATAGGTCATTATACTAGAAACAAGGTGTTGCACGCAGCTCAATTCGTGTTCTTTTTAAAAGGGAACGACTTttggttaaaatttaaaattatttaatatcttCTCTATGTCATCGCATCCGTTCAGCGGATAAAGTGAAAGTGTCAACAGACAGACGCACATTCCCATTTACAACATAAGTACCTACGGATTTGATCTTAGCGTGTACTATTTTATACAGTGTGCTCTTTGCAGACCTTAAAATTTGGAATAATTCAACGTTGAAGGCATTTAAATACTTGCAAGTGACGATTAATATATCCCGCTTGACTTGTTATATCACAAGTAAAAATATGTTCGTAAAAATACACAGATACAGCGACATCGATTGTAAAATCTACCAATTACAACTTCGACACATTAAAAGTATTCCCATAAAAAATCCATGCAATCGATATTTCGACAAcgtatatctaatatctataacCAATTACTTTTGAATAATTATACGAATTATATTTTTTCGGAATTTCTATGAGAGAGTTCCTTCGCTAGGAAAAATAACTGGCACTGTATGGTTCACGGAAATTACGAtcataaagcccgtcacagacttaaactataatatatattaatatatttatagctagacatattttctatactaaatccacatgccacagaaatatatattatagctgagtacgcgcaaaattagtatagaaaatatatcttaatatgccgagctataaatatattaatatatattatagctaagtctgtgacgggcttaagtGTGTAACTTGTGGACAGCTAAGTAATCGTAAACTTTTCCGAATATCAAAAAGTTAAACGTCCCATTTTGAAGCTGTAAttgttttaagggttccgtacccaaagggaaaaaacgagaccctattattaagacttcgttgtctgtccgtctgtctgtctgtctccaggctgtaactcaagaacggtaatagcgagaaagttgaaattttcacagattatgtatatctgttgacgctacaacaacagatactaaaaacaaaataaaattaatatttaaggagggctcccatacaaccaacgtgattttctttttactttttttgctcatatcatatataaaatatcaataatggcaacagataggtacttgattttttctcaaagtccttagttatatgtgtactttaatatttaattataatattaaaataaaataaaaaataagggggctcccatacaaaaccacAAAATTTGGCctgattttgctctataatggtacagaacccttcgcgtgtgagttcgactcgcacttggccgattattatataAGTTTCAACAGTTTCTTAACATTCTATATCATATATTTCGGTATTCAAAAAAGTTACGATGACATAGCTGTGAGTGGGAAGTCAGGGCCCGtgccacgaaacggttttgagaccgaaaaaaaaatcgtacgAGAATATTGCGTCcaactctaacaaacgtgaaataacgttgttagagcaggacgcgacattctcgtcctattgtttgagtctcaaaacggtttcgtagtaggcctaaggcccttagtatttttaataccattCCAGCCAACGAAATCAGTCACCGATAAGCGATTAATTGGCATGTAGAACGCTTGTTCCGAAATTCAGTCAGGACATTGTCACTTGCACAAAATTCGATATCATACCAAAACTAGATACACGAAGCTTTTAtgttaaaaaacaatttttttcattaaaaatatcatattaatgCGAATTTACTTCAAAAAACAAAGCAAAAATGGTTTAGAATTTTACGCTTTGTTGTTAAACTAgggaatatttttgtataatatgtttcttaataattatgatatttcgTTTTTCTGCTACGTGTGTATCTAGTTTTGAGTAGTATTACACTATACTTAGTCACGTTCCAATCTAAAGGGCATCTTTCTAACATGAGATACATAATTGATGAACCTTTTTGATAACTACAGTAAATATTAACTTTCTCTAAATTATGTTTACTGcttcaataatttaattagactaatttaattttaatgtgatTTAGAATTTGTTTGCGCACTTGGGGTGTAAGGGCGACTCGCTTTGaacaataataagtatttaagtatACTAATCATTATAATATCCACTAGAAAAGTCTTAGCTTTTTTGAgcatagaaaataacaattAAGAAGACGAGGACAAtgctcaaaaatattataaactgatCTACGACAGATTTTCAATattcgggggttaaaaaattaaTGACGTTATTATCGATATCGTAagaatcaaatttaaaaactaaatacgTTACTGTTTCTAAacttttttgttaattaatttagAGCAACAAAATTCTGTTttagcaacaatttttttcgaaaaacaatattgagtaaaaaaattggtcaatattttttgtaacgtACTGGTTGTTATTTAAACCAGCTAAAACCCTCTAGATATTGTCCTCAGTTTTCACAAGTCCTAAACGTCGCCCAGTCCCCTCCTGCAATGCTACTCTACCTATTTACTTACTCTAGGTGCAGTATATACTTCTCTATCGTATTCATTATAAATTCACTCCTAATCGTTTCAAATTCATCAAGAACTTTTTTTGGCTGTGATAAGTGTCTATATTTGCTAAATTATACATTATTtaagtgtatattatatttttctaaagtTTTCCAAACGTGGTAGTTTTTGCACGAAATAATCAAATAAACATGATTGCTTACAGTAAGTAAtgagttattattatgtatattatgtacattagtTTTAACAATAGTacaatttattttgaaatacaaaatttcaactaAATTTAGAAGTTAAATCAGTCTTCAATAAAAacttaatttcatataattaaagtctacataataatatgtaaagttAATTTTACAACTTAAGATAAAGGAATTTCCCTAgtaatgtaaaataattttttaacacaGTTACCTAGATGAAATCTAGTAATAATAACAGTAGTACAATTCCTATACATTCTTAAAAGGAGTATGTGTATTTCTTAATGTTGAGCAATCTTAAAAGTGCAGATAAAAAGGATAATAATACACAAACgttcaaaaataaattaaaaataaaatatgtgaaagatACGTGTTTTACATAACAACTTTCATGAAAATATTTCTCGTGTTAAGGACATATCTGTTAAAtctcttattttattattactaataacaagaataacaatattataattattttaggtATGGGTACAACAGTCCTGACAACTTAGTAGGCGAGAAAAGATCCTAAATATTTTGAACCAGgtacaaataattttactaatggttactataatattatattttacacaaaatagttctctaataaataaatttcttctCTACAATTTGGTGTCAACGTATTTTTAGattattatataatagttttgtttgtaaattaGAAATACTACGCTCATAGAAAATGACAGAACAGAGGGCACTAAAGCAGcaacaaaacatatttttaagtaattaattattgatgaacatacttaattaataattatatttaatatcagTAATAGGGtatttgacaatttttttatttctatcttgattcttgattGAATTATGTAatcaaaagtaataattaagaACCTAATCATTAGTAACTCAACGACTTGTCCAagaatataaaatttttatgacattaataggtaattttttttctaatataattaaaaatatgctttaattattgtgtaataatttttcaataaaatttaatggAGATATAACAATCGGAGCTTCAGAGATAATCTGATTTACTTTGTGTTCACTCGTTTATGGTAAGTTCTTACTTTTATAAAACCGAACTGAATtgttatattacaataattatttctcACAGCCAAAGATtcgtaaaattataaataaataaatagaaacctctaaaatattttaaaatggatCGAAAATGTTTTAATGTAATGTCTCAGATCTCTAGACTTTTGGCCGGATTTTTAATACTATTAGGtaactattaattttataaagcaGCAAAAATTTTTAACAACCAATTTTTCCGATAAATAATATGCCTAACAAAAATATTCTGGAAAGTAGACATCGGTGAGATATCTTaattttctataattattatgttccaTGCAATGATAGTAAAACATCATTGGTTCCATGTAGGTATTAAGTAAAGTTAGGCAATTCAAAGTTCAGACTTGAACAGAAGTGTTACTGAAACTAGATCAATTAAGTTACTACTGGTAACATACCATAAGTTGATAACAATATACCATCGTCAAGTACACTAATAATGGCAATTAAATCCTTTATATACAGAAATTAGAACAATAGAAAATTACTAACTTGCATCTGATtcaaagtaaacaaaatattatcaggACGACCAATTGttaagattattatattttacttacttgtttcttataggtctaccaggatctgatggcaaatttggatggcagattttcaaaaaatcttCTTGATCAttgcataaaattttatatttacatgtttcacacacagaatctgccgctataaggaaaaaaaggatcaaaatgttttattcgaATTACCCCGGTACTGTTAGAGTCAATTTTCTCACCTTTTGCCATCAgacctaggtatattaattaattaaccaATCAAAACTTCTAGTGAATTGATAAAAACCTGTCGATAAACTTCAGAAGCCGGAAAATGTtatagtcagggttccctataacaatttttttgatgATGAGCTGATTTTTGTATATAGTTAGGTAAATAGTTATATTAATTAAGAGTAAcaatgtcctacaaatagaacaatccatattttaggaccatcaaatcgaaatattaaatcctttatatctctgttagctaccactttcgagaatttccCCAGAGGAAATTATTGTTAGTCTTATCAAAACGAAGCTActtacgaaaaattagcttgatagtaataaaaaaaattgttctagggaaccctgactattACAAACAATTTGCTATGAAATGAAGATCACCCTAATCAATTGACAGAATAAACTATCTCCCAAATATAAACGACGTGTACCTAATAGATTATGAAATAAGTgttatacataattaaaaataataattcgtatcatttaaatattatttaaataaaattattgattcagACGACTTATGTTTAAAATGTGTGCTAGATTAGGACACGATCGCAAGTGTAAAAGATTTGAAAGGAATTTCATATAAAATAGGGTATCAACTAGAGTATCCTAATAAGTACattatgtatattaattatttacagaATTATCCCTCACCATCCATCTGTGCATTTAACCTTTTCTATctacaatttaatatatttttgatactTCACCAGGTGTTTCTGTAGTTgacaaatttaataattattttcagctCTCTCATCCAGATTTAGATTACCTTATAGTTGACACTtagaaatatttattagtaGTTAAGACTAGACGAATCATTAGCGTAATGGTATTTTATAATGTACCTTTGGAAAGGGTCGATATTCTAACATAGGTTATAGTTACAACTACATACACCTTAATATATTTGAGTCTTTTTAATAGTTCGAAACCTGTAAAGGAAGTTACGCAAGATTTAATAAACGATGCATAAACGCTAAATCTACATGTGCATACGTTTTTAAAATTTGATAAACTCATAATCGTATCAACTAACAATACaacatttatataatttaattatattactttaaaattgaattaaattagGAAATAAATGTAGGAACGGCTTTAGCTGTTGATGCTACAGCCGATCCTATACAATGGTAGGCTTGAATGTCGTCGTTGTCGTTGTCTGCTTAGTTCTCTTCTCCTAGTAGCACGAGATCATCGGCGACAACATCGGAGACATGAAGGTATATGATCCAGTACATCAGGTTGAAGCAAACGAAGCAGACAGGGAACACGATGCGCGAGTATTTGTCGATGTCCGAAGGCGTCGTGCCCAGCAATTTGTTGATGCCCTGCAAAAGTACTCGAATTGACTCCCTATGGTTAATTCAACGATTATATCGTCATGGTAACTAAAAATAAAGGCAATAAGGTATTAAATCTGGCTGAAATCAAAGTAGTAAACAAAAAAAGAAGTAGTAAACAATTATCATGAGAAAACTAGAATGTAAACAATTGATATGGGACTGAAGGAAAGCTTAAAAATACTGTGCAGTTATCACATATTTTGAGGATCTATGAATATAATAGATAAAAAGGAGCGTAGCATCAGCACTATATAACCTTAATACAGCATTTATCCAGACAACCAGATCAAATACGCTTAACTTTACACGtatcaatatcaataattataaccATTTTAGAGTATGGTAAAAAtggacataatataaaaatttaacccatatacatattataaatacacttTACATGTTTCACGAGTACTTGTcgtgcataaaatatttaacacaaCCCGCATTAATGACGATATGAAATGAATTCGCAAATGGCTTTAGAACAATCGCAACACAAAAAAATCGCTCTGCTAAACAACGTACATTCGCTGAGTAATTATAGTAGAGTAGTATAACAACACGACGTATTTTAAACTGAATCTTAGTCTTACCTTAGCTTGGATCAGATGTGGTGGTAACTCCGCAGTAGTGTCAGGATCTGGGGCTGGAGGTGGTGCAGTCGAGGGTCCACTTCGGGCGCCATTGATGGTATTCTCCAATGTCCCAACCTTCGTAAAAGGCTTGGGATCGTGACCGTGATGGACCTTGAACCGTACTTCCTGTGTGTGAGTATTGTAAGACTGAATTAGGAGTAGTACTGAAgttcaaaaatacatttttgggcTTCCTACATTACAAGTACTTACCGAAGATCGGCTTGGAGGAGTAGGCCTTGTGATTCCTGCAGTCCGCGGTGGAGGTAACGGTTCAGGCCCAACTGGTACCGGGGGTGGCTCAATATTTATCTTTTTCTCCGCAGCCATTTTCTGAACAGCTGTAAACCGTTGCTTCCTCATTTGAATTCTCTTGGCCATGTAACCGACGGTTGCGTACTCTgcaaatttttttatatgttaatcacattgttgagaaaaaatcgCAAAGCTAAACAAAAGACGCATAGCATAACCTAGATATAGTACTAAAGATCATGTTTGATACCTAGTAGACTGGCGAACACCATTACGAAGCAGGTTCCCAGGTAAACGTCGATGGACTTGACGTACGAAATCTTGGGCAAAGCGGCATTAGTGGATGACATTAGGGTAGTCATGGTCAACACTGTGGTCACACCGAGTGACACCCGAGCAGGGGTGGCGTTACGGTTCAACCAAAACGAGACCCAAGATATAATGACAATCAAACCCGAGGGAATGTAAATCTGGATCAGATAGTAGCCCATCGAACGTACGAACTGGATTTCACAAGCCAACCGCGAATAATTTCCTGCAAGAAAAAAATGGTTGAATTAAGCAATTATTAAAGCATTGTAAATTGTAGTAGGATTTTGGCCTTGGTAATAAAAACGTGTggtcaaatttattgaaaaacaTCAGTATCAGTaactattttttatgaaaatagcaAATTCATAAGAATTGTTATTTTggtaacaaattaaattatgacTATTATCTATCATTGCAATTTATATAGTTCTCAAATAATAATCAACTTTAATtagttatattaaaattattaaggaAGAATTAGTTTATTACATTAAACGAAATAAACAAGCTCATGTACATTATACGCATAATGACCGAAATGAGTATAAAGcaactataatttttattagttgAAGAAGAACGTGCAAAACAGAAGAAGTAGGAATATAAAGGCGTAGTGCTGTGTACCTGTTGTAAGTGAAATTTCCATCGCCCGTTGCCTGTGGCCGAGCACTTTAAACTGCGGTAGGGACACCTCACTGGATACTCCTACAGAATTTGGTCCCTCGTTCCATTTATATCTGATGTCCCGCATGGTGTAGCCAACTGTACCATGCAATATGGAACGATATAAATACCCATCACAATGGGGGTTACATATAAAGTGAATGCCGATTGAACTACGAAGCTAACGTTTCCGACGGAGGTGTATGGCGTCGTTATAAATGTCAATTGTTCTCAGCTTTATAATTTCTCTACTAATTGGAAGCGCAATTGCAAGTTGTGTttcattattagttattatgttttcaatttttttcaagcGAATTactattgaaaaataaatttatatagaAACTAGAATAGTTAACCGCTGCAATAAAAACTTACAGGATTCAATCTCGATATTGCACAACTGGCGGTCCATTGGAAAATACTGCAAATCCATGGGACATGATGCGGTTATAGTCAATCTGTAAATAAATCAAGGCTTCAAATAGCGTCGTCCTATCACACCCAAAATTGGTATTCAATCGTTTATCGGGATATCGATATTTAATTAAGGATTTACCTGATACTTCGTGTTATAGATCCGGAGTGATGAATGCGAATAAATTCGTTACTGGTCGTGGCGATGTGAAAGTAAGATTGCTTCTCGTTGACGAAAAACGTGTCGGGCACCCATATATTTCTTATGAATTCCGATCCGACGGACAAAGTTTCAACCCCGGGCCTTTTCTTATAAGCGAGCCTCGGATCCGTCCAAAATTGTCGAAAGTAAAAGTCCAATGTAAAATCCTGAAAACAAATTTTACTTAGTAAACTGTATTTGGGAGTTCGTAATATAGTCAACATAAATTTTAATGTGATACGACGGTATAATATGAACAATAGGATTTGGTCTTTTGTTGGAGCATTTCGCTTCGAATGTGGCAAAATGGCTcgattgtaatgaaaataatagattccccgttttaaatcaTCGGCTTATATAAGCAATACATGTCATGTCATGGAATATTATTCTTGTCTTGAAATTGTACGAGAGTTGGGTATTCAAAGTTGGCGAAATTCAATTTGCATAACTATTAAGTATACGTTTCAGATCAAAGACAAACAGCTTGCAAGTTATATTCCACCAACTGCACACACAAAAATGGACATGatgaataatttaaatgttacatatgGCAGAATTTGTGATTCTATTTTCTTGGTCAGTGATCGTACATGAAATAAACACACCGGtcaaattagaggaacataacaaaattttcaattttttggaaattgttcactgttttttatatatttatttattttattaattaggtactaattgattattaccaaattaactttatataaatttagggcataaaaacgtgaaaaatagaataaaatcggcaaaaatcaaaatttaagaaaatctttgaaatttcagtagtaagtttttaagttcaattctccatttttattaaagaaatgtcatgttaaaagcgtgtaatgccttctatggatctcaagagggcctggatacgccattccatgcttgcattttgattgtcaataatttcctgtgggatattctcctactcctccagtagcgccaactcgaggtcctggacacattttggaccggagttttaactcgtaccgttcaccaaTTTATGTGCCACATgttttcaatcggatccacatccgtagaccgcGCTGGCCTCTCGaactgggctacgccagcatcgtttaggtaataatgcccgatttttttactctatggacgcgcataaaattgaagttgctacctaaaactgtgcaaaaggcacaccatgcagttccaggatggcTGT encodes:
- the LOC121738955 gene encoding gamma-aminobutyric acid receptor subunit beta-like isoform X2; its protein translation is MFTSLLAVLSVLHAGRAAGQGGGGMFGDVNISAILDSLSVSYDKRVRPNYGGPPVDVGVTMYVLSISSLSEVKMDFTLDFYFRQFWTDPRLAYKKRPGVETLSVGSEFIRNIWVPDTFFVNEKQSYFHIATTSNEFIRIHHSGSITRSIRLTITASCPMDLQYFPMDRQLCNIEIESFGYTMRDIRYKWNEGPNSVGVSSEVSLPQFKVLGHRQRAMEISLTTGNYSRLACEIQFVRSMGYYLIQIYIPSGLIVIISWVSFWLNRNATPARVSLGVTTVLTMTTLMSSTNAALPKISYVKSIDVYLGTCFVMVFASLLEYATVGYMAKRIQMRKQRFTAVQKMAAEKKINIEPPPVPVGPEPLPPPRTAGITRPTPPSRSSEVRFKVHHGHDPKPFTKVGTLENTINGARSGPSTAPPPAPDPDTTAELPPHLIQAKGINKLLGTTPSDIDKYSRIVFPVCFVCFNLMYWIIYLHVSDVVADDLVLLGEEN
- the LOC121738955 gene encoding gamma-aminobutyric acid receptor subunit beta-like isoform X3; protein product: MEDFTLDFYFRQFWTDPRLAYKKRPGVETLSVGSEFIRNIWVPDTFFVNEKQSYFHIATTSNEFIRIHHSGSITRSIRLTITASCPMDLQYFPMDRQLCNIEIESFGYTMRDIRYKWNEGPNSVGVSSEVSLPQFKVLGHRQRAMEISLTTGNYSRLACEIQFVRSMGYYLIQIYIPSGLIVIISWVSFWLNRNATPARVSLGVTTVLTMTTLMSSTNAALPKISYVKSIDVYLGTCFVMVFASLLEYATVGYMAKRIQMRKQRFTAVQKMAAEKKINIEPPPVPVGPEPLPPPRTAGITRPTPPSRSSSYNTHTQEVRFKVHHGHDPKPFTKVGTLENTINGARSGPSTAPPPAPDPDTTAELPPHLIQAKGINKLLGTTPSDIDKYSRIVFPVCFVCFNLMYWIIYLHVSDVVADDLVLLGEEN
- the LOC121738955 gene encoding gamma-aminobutyric acid receptor subunit beta-like isoform X1, with the protein product MFTSLLAVLSVLHAGRAAGQGGGGMFGDVNISAILDSLSVSYDKRVRPNYGGPPVDVGVTMYVLSISSLSEVKMDFTLDFYFRQFWTDPRLAYKKRPGVETLSVGSEFIRNIWVPDTFFVNEKQSYFHIATTSNEFIRIHHSGSITRSIRLTITASCPMDLQYFPMDRQLCNIEIESFGYTMRDIRYKWNEGPNSVGVSSEVSLPQFKVLGHRQRAMEISLTTGNYSRLACEIQFVRSMGYYLIQIYIPSGLIVIISWVSFWLNRNATPARVSLGVTTVLTMTTLMSSTNAALPKISYVKSIDVYLGTCFVMVFASLLEYATVGYMAKRIQMRKQRFTAVQKMAAEKKINIEPPPVPVGPEPLPPPRTAGITRPTPPSRSSSYNTHTQEVRFKVHHGHDPKPFTKVGTLENTINGARSGPSTAPPPAPDPDTTAELPPHLIQAKGINKLLGTTPSDIDKYSRIVFPVCFVCFNLMYWIIYLHVSDVVADDLVLLGEEN